The following are encoded in a window of Harmonia axyridis chromosome 7, icHarAxyr1.1, whole genome shotgun sequence genomic DNA:
- the LOC123684671 gene encoding phospholipid-transporting ATPase IA isoform X16, which translates to MIALLQQIPDVSPTGRYTTLVPLLFILSVSALKEIVEDIKRHRADDDTNHSKVDVLRDNSWVSIRWKDVVVGDLVKVTNNKFFPADMVLLSSSEPQGISFIETANLDGETNLKIRQALPSTHKLTTIADLRSLSGTIECEPPNKHMYEFTGVLRQTNKKAEPLGPDQILLRGAMLRNTSWIFGIVIYTGHETKLMRNSTMVPLKRSSIDKLTNVQILLLFCILLSMCLLCAICNVLWTNKHLTTDWYLGLEGGITQLFFYNLLTFVILFNNLIPISLQVTLEVVRFIQAIFINQDLEMYDPESDTPALARTSNLNEELGQVKYIFSDKTGTLTRNIMEFKKCAVGTEIYLIADTLEDSTLYKDLQKGNAQSELIKELLVILSVCHTVIPETMNDGTLVYHAASPDERALVYGASKFGYEFKDRTPDFVEINAMGTVERYQILTVLEFTSARKRMSVIVKDPAGRIKLFCKGADTVIYERLDGNGKEHADILLKHLEHFATEGLRTLCYGVSELKKQDYEEWQELYHKASISLQHREEKLEEAANLIETKLKLIGATAIEDKLQDGVPETIAALLQADINIWVLTGDKQETAINIGYSCRLLSQSMHHIILNEDSLDTTREAILKHLMDLGDPIGKHQETALIVDGKTLKYALSCELRNDFLKLCINCKVVICCRVSPMQKAEVVEYVTKYTNTVTLAIGDGANDVAMIQKAHVGVGISGMEGLQAACASDYSIAQFRFLLRLLLVHGSWNYSRMCKLILYSFYKNICLYVIELWYAIYSGWSGQILFEQWSIGMYNVLFTALPPLAMGLFDKPCNDDKMLLYPKLYRPSQLGQLFNVRVFWVWVFNGLAHSALLFWITMFICSQDILWMNGKDGGYLVFGNFVYTFVIITVCLKASLVINAWTWLTHAAIWGSIVLWFTFIIIYSHFWPLLPVGCVMTGMYLMMFSSATFWLSLFLVPTATMLPDFLVKMNVATFRTFQKYPRLFLPVLSETHSFILLSITPYLSPLPIRSERRIFDIPSIQHSVEQIPKDQQCMRWSKLQHMVSHSLKKKVVLYPKQKLSELTTQQRRNQKKPEDGMRGKFWF; encoded by the exons ATGATAGCCCTCCTGCAACAGATACCGGACGTTTCACCAACAGGGAGATACACCACATTGGTGCCCCTCCTCTTCATATTGTCCGTGTCGGCTCTCAAAGAGATCGTAGAAGATATA AAAAGACATCGCGCAGATGACGACACAAACCACAGCAAGGTGGACGTCCTGAGAGACAACAGCTGGGTCTCTATAAGATGGAAGGACGTGGTGGTGGGGGACTTGGTCAAGGTCACCAACAACAAATTCTTCCCCGCCGACATGGTCCTGTTGTCGTCGAG CGAGCCTCAAGGTATCAGTTTCATCGAAACAGCTAACTTGGACGGCGAAACTAACCTCAAAATAAGGCAGGCGCTGCCGAGCACCCACAAGTTGACGACCATAGCCGATCTGAGGAGTCTTTCGGGTACCATAGAGTGCGAGCCGCCCAACAAACACATGTACGAGTTTACTGGGGTGCTGAGGCAGACCAACAAGAA GGCCGAACCCCTGGGTCCAGACCAGATCCTGCTGCGCGGCGCCATGCTGCGGAACACCTCCTGGATCTTCGGCATCGTCATCTACACCGGTCACGAGACCAAGCTGATGCGCAACTCGACCATGGTGCCGCTGAAGCGCTCCAGCATCGACAAGCTGACCAACGTGCAGATCTTGCTGCTGTTCTGCATCCTGCTCTCGATGTGCCTGCTTTGCGCCATCTGCAACGTGCTGTGGACCAACAAGCACCTGACGACCGATTGGTATCTCGGTCTCGAAG GTGGTATTACACAGCTCTTCTTCTACAACCTTCTAACCTTTGTGATTCTGTTCAATAATCTGATTCCGATATCCCTTCAGGTCACTTTGGAAGTGGTCCGTTTCATTCAG GCGATTTTCATCAACCAAGACCTAGAGATGTACGATCCAGAATCGGACACTCCAGCTCTGGCCAGAACCTCCAATTTGAACGAAGAACTCGGACAGGTTAAATACATTTTCTCCGACAAGACCGGCACCTTGACGAGAAACATCATGGAGTTCAAGAAATGCGCGGTCGGCACCGAGATTTACCTGATCGCCGATACTCTGGAGGATTCCACCCTCTACAAG GACCTGCAAAAGGGCAACGCCCAATCGGAACTGATCAAAGAACTGCTGGTGATCCTGTCCGTCTGTCACACCGTCATACCGGAGACCATGAACGACGGCACCCTAGTGTACCACGCAGCCTCCCCCGACGAACGAGCCCTGGTCTACGGCGCCTCCAAGTTCGGCTACGAGTTCAAGGACAGAACGCCCGATTTCGTGGAGATCAACGCCATGGGCACGGTGGAGCGATACCAGATCCTGACGGTGCTCGAGTTCACCTCGGCCAGGAAGAGGATGTCGGTGATAGTGAAGGACCCGGCGGGAAGGATCAAGCTGTTCTGCAAGGGGGCGGACACGGTGATCTACGAGAGGCTGGACGGCAACGGCAAGGAGCACGCCGACATACTGCTGAAGCACCTGGAGCACTTCGCGACCGAAGGTCTGAGGACCTTGTGCTACGGCGTTTCGGAGCTCAAGAAGCAGGACTACGAGGAGTGGCAGGAGCTTTATCACAAGGCTTCCATATCGCTGCAGCACAGGGAAG AAAAATTGGAGGAGGCTGCCAATTTGATAGAGACAAAACTGAAACTGATCGGTGCTACGGCTATAGAAGACAAACTGCAAGATGGCGTACCCGAAACGATAGCTGCATTGCTGCAAGCCGATATAAACATCTGGGTACTGACGGGCGATAAGCAGGAAACTGCTATCAATATCGGATATTCCTGCCGTCTCCTGTCCCAGTCGATGCACCACATCATCTTGAATGAGGATAGTCTAGAC ACAACCAGAGAGGCCATCCTGAAGCACTTGATGGACCTGGGGGACCCGATAGGCAAACACCAAGAGACTGCCCTTATAGTCGACGGAAAGACCTTGAAGTACGCCCTGAGCTGTGAACTGCGCAACGACTTCCTGAAACTGTGCATCAACTGCAAAGTGGTGATCTGCTGCAGGGTGTCGCCCATGCAGAAGGCCGAGGTGGTGGAGTACGTCACCAAGTACACCAACACGGTGACCTTGGCGATAGGGGATGGCGCCAACGACGTCGCCATGATCCAGAAGGCGCACGTGGGCGTCGGTATCTCGGGCATGGAAGGATTGCAGGCTGCCTGCGCGTCGGACTACAGCATAGCGCAGTTCCGATTCCTGCTGAGACTACTGCTGGTCCACGGTTCCTGGAACTACTCGAGGATGTGCAAACTGATCCTGTACAGTTTCTACAAGAACATCTGTTTGTACGTGATCGAACTGTGGTACGCCATCTATTCCGGCTGGTCGGGTCAGATACTGTTCGAGCAGTGGTCCATAG GTATGTACAATGTGTTATTCACCGCGCTGCCACCCCTGGCCATGGGTCTGTTCGACAAACCCTGCAATGACGACAAGATGCTGCTGTACCCCAAACTGTACAGGCCTTCGCAGCTTGGCCAATTGTTCAACGTCAGAGTCTTCTGGGTTTGGGTTTTCAACGGTCTGGCGCACTCCGCCCTGCTGTTCTGGATCACGATGTTCATATGTAGCCAGGACATCCTGTGGATGAACGGAAAGGATGGTGGATATCTTGTGTTCGGAAATTTCGTGTATACG TTTGTGATAATTACTGTGTGTTTGAAAGCCAGTCTTGTGATCAACGCTTGGACGTGGTTAACCCATGCTGCCATCTGGGGCTCGATTGTCCTATGGTTCACGTTCATTATTATATACAG CCATTTTTGGCCACTGTTACCGGTAGGATGCGTTATGACCGGCATGTATCTGATGATGTTCTCTAGCGCCACATTTTGGTTGTCCCTATTCTTGGTTCCAACGGCTACCATGTTGCCTGACTTCTTGGTCAAAAT GAACGTTGCAACCTTCCGTACCTTCCAGAAATATCCCAGATTGTTCCTTCCTGTTTTAAGCGAAACACACTCGTTCATCCTGT tatcGATAACACCATATTTAAGTCCTTTACCGATAAGGTCAGAGAGACGGATATTCGACATTCCGAGCATTCAGCATTCAGTCGAACAGATCCCAAAGGATc AACAATGCATGCGTTGGAGCAAATTGCAACAT ATGGTTTCGCATTCTCTCAAGAAGAAGGTGGTGCTGTATCCCAAGCAGAAGTTATCAGAGCTTACAACACAACAACGCCGAAACCAGAAGAAACCTGAAGATGGCATGAGAGGTAAATTTTGGTTTTGA
- the LOC123684671 gene encoding probable phospholipid-transporting ATPase IA isoform X4: MTFYSSLYKLRLRFCCKNYEPDGAVSSTLDRETETDDIRPPGEDRVIFINRVQPPVPKFCNNRISTAKYSIFRFIPLFLFEQFRRWANCFFLMIALLQQIPDVSPTGRYTTLVPLLFILSVSALKEIVEDIKRHRADDDTNHSKVDVLRDNSWVSIRWKDVVVGDLVKVTNNKFFPADMVLLSSSEPQGISFIETANLDGETNLKIRQALPSTHKLTTIADLRSLSGTIECEPPNKHMYEFTGVLRQTNKKAEPLGPDQILLRGAMLRNTSWIFGIVIYTGHETKLMRNSTMVPLKRSSIDKLTNVQILLLFCILLSMCLLCAICNVLWTNKHLTTDWYLGLEGGITQLFFYNLLTFVILFNNLIPISLQVTLEVVRFIQAIFINQDLEMYDPESDTPALARTSNLNEELGQVKYIFSDKTGTLTRNIMEFKKCAVGTEIYLIADTLEDSTLYKDLQKGNAQSELIKELLVILSVCHTVIPETMNDGTLVYHAASPDERALVYGASKFGYEFKDRTPDFVEINAMGTVERYQILTVLEFTSARKRMSVIVKDPAGRIKLFCKGADTVIYERLDGNGKEHADILLKHLEHFATEGLRTLCYGVSELKKQDYEEWQELYHKASISLQHREEKLEEAANLIETKLKLIGATAIEDKLQDGVPETIAALLQADINIWVLTGDKQETAINIGYSCRLLSQSMHHIILNEDSLDTTREAILKHLMDLGDPIGKHQETALIVDGKTLKYALSCELRNDFLKLCINCKVVICCRVSPMQKAEVVEYVTKYTNTVTLAIGDGANDVAMIQKAHVGVGISGMEGLQAACASDYSIAQFRFLLRLLLVHGSWNYSRMCKLILYSFYKNICLYVIELWYAIYSGWSGQILFEQWSIGMYNVLFTALPPLAMGLFDKPCNDDKMLLYPKLYRPSQLGQLFNVRVFWVWVFNGLAHSALLFWITMFICSQDILWMNGKDGGYLVFGNFVYTFVIITVCLKASLVINAWTWLTHAAIWGSIVLWFTFIIIYSHFWPLLPVGCVMTGMYLMMFSSATFWLSLFLVPTATMLPDFLVKMNVATFRTFQKYPRLFLPVLSETHSFILLSITPYLSPLPIRSERRIFDIPSIQHSVEQIPKDQQCMRWSKLQHMVSHSLKKKVVLYPKQKLSELTTQQRRNQKKPEDGMRGKFWF, from the exons ATGACGTTTTACTCGTCGCTCTACAAGCTGAGGCTGAGGTTCTGCTGCAAAAACT ATGAACCAGACGGTGCTGTATCTTCAACGCTGGACAGGGAAACGGAAACAGATGACATCAGGCCGCCCGGCGAAGACAGGGTGATATTTATCAACCGGGTCCAACCGCCTGTACCCAAATTTTGTAACAATAGGATATCGACAGCCAAATATAG TATATTCAGATTCATTCCACTTTTCCTGTTCGAACAGTTCCGAAGATGGGCCAATTGCTTCTTTTTGATGATAGCCCTCCTGCAACAGATACCGGACGTTTCACCAACAGGGAGATACACCACATTGGTGCCCCTCCTCTTCATATTGTCCGTGTCGGCTCTCAAAGAGATCGTAGAAGATATA AAAAGACATCGCGCAGATGACGACACAAACCACAGCAAGGTGGACGTCCTGAGAGACAACAGCTGGGTCTCTATAAGATGGAAGGACGTGGTGGTGGGGGACTTGGTCAAGGTCACCAACAACAAATTCTTCCCCGCCGACATGGTCCTGTTGTCGTCGAG CGAGCCTCAAGGTATCAGTTTCATCGAAACAGCTAACTTGGACGGCGAAACTAACCTCAAAATAAGGCAGGCGCTGCCGAGCACCCACAAGTTGACGACCATAGCCGATCTGAGGAGTCTTTCGGGTACCATAGAGTGCGAGCCGCCCAACAAACACATGTACGAGTTTACTGGGGTGCTGAGGCAGACCAACAAGAA GGCCGAACCCCTGGGTCCAGACCAGATCCTGCTGCGCGGCGCCATGCTGCGGAACACCTCCTGGATCTTCGGCATCGTCATCTACACCGGTCACGAGACCAAGCTGATGCGCAACTCGACCATGGTGCCGCTGAAGCGCTCCAGCATCGACAAGCTGACCAACGTGCAGATCTTGCTGCTGTTCTGCATCCTGCTCTCGATGTGCCTGCTTTGCGCCATCTGCAACGTGCTGTGGACCAACAAGCACCTGACGACCGATTGGTATCTCGGTCTCGAAG GTGGTATTACACAGCTCTTCTTCTACAACCTTCTAACCTTTGTGATTCTGTTCAATAATCTGATTCCGATATCCCTTCAGGTCACTTTGGAAGTGGTCCGTTTCATTCAG GCGATTTTCATCAACCAAGACCTAGAGATGTACGATCCAGAATCGGACACTCCAGCTCTGGCCAGAACCTCCAATTTGAACGAAGAACTCGGACAGGTTAAATACATTTTCTCCGACAAGACCGGCACCTTGACGAGAAACATCATGGAGTTCAAGAAATGCGCGGTCGGCACCGAGATTTACCTGATCGCCGATACTCTGGAGGATTCCACCCTCTACAAG GACCTGCAAAAGGGCAACGCCCAATCGGAACTGATCAAAGAACTGCTGGTGATCCTGTCCGTCTGTCACACCGTCATACCGGAGACCATGAACGACGGCACCCTAGTGTACCACGCAGCCTCCCCCGACGAACGAGCCCTGGTCTACGGCGCCTCCAAGTTCGGCTACGAGTTCAAGGACAGAACGCCCGATTTCGTGGAGATCAACGCCATGGGCACGGTGGAGCGATACCAGATCCTGACGGTGCTCGAGTTCACCTCGGCCAGGAAGAGGATGTCGGTGATAGTGAAGGACCCGGCGGGAAGGATCAAGCTGTTCTGCAAGGGGGCGGACACGGTGATCTACGAGAGGCTGGACGGCAACGGCAAGGAGCACGCCGACATACTGCTGAAGCACCTGGAGCACTTCGCGACCGAAGGTCTGAGGACCTTGTGCTACGGCGTTTCGGAGCTCAAGAAGCAGGACTACGAGGAGTGGCAGGAGCTTTATCACAAGGCTTCCATATCGCTGCAGCACAGGGAAG AAAAATTGGAGGAGGCTGCCAATTTGATAGAGACAAAACTGAAACTGATCGGTGCTACGGCTATAGAAGACAAACTGCAAGATGGCGTACCCGAAACGATAGCTGCATTGCTGCAAGCCGATATAAACATCTGGGTACTGACGGGCGATAAGCAGGAAACTGCTATCAATATCGGATATTCCTGCCGTCTCCTGTCCCAGTCGATGCACCACATCATCTTGAATGAGGATAGTCTAGAC ACAACCAGAGAGGCCATCCTGAAGCACTTGATGGACCTGGGGGACCCGATAGGCAAACACCAAGAGACTGCCCTTATAGTCGACGGAAAGACCTTGAAGTACGCCCTGAGCTGTGAACTGCGCAACGACTTCCTGAAACTGTGCATCAACTGCAAAGTGGTGATCTGCTGCAGGGTGTCGCCCATGCAGAAGGCCGAGGTGGTGGAGTACGTCACCAAGTACACCAACACGGTGACCTTGGCGATAGGGGATGGCGCCAACGACGTCGCCATGATCCAGAAGGCGCACGTGGGCGTCGGTATCTCGGGCATGGAAGGATTGCAGGCTGCCTGCGCGTCGGACTACAGCATAGCGCAGTTCCGATTCCTGCTGAGACTACTGCTGGTCCACGGTTCCTGGAACTACTCGAGGATGTGCAAACTGATCCTGTACAGTTTCTACAAGAACATCTGTTTGTACGTGATCGAACTGTGGTACGCCATCTATTCCGGCTGGTCGGGTCAGATACTGTTCGAGCAGTGGTCCATAG GTATGTACAATGTGTTATTCACCGCGCTGCCACCCCTGGCCATGGGTCTGTTCGACAAACCCTGCAATGACGACAAGATGCTGCTGTACCCCAAACTGTACAGGCCTTCGCAGCTTGGCCAATTGTTCAACGTCAGAGTCTTCTGGGTTTGGGTTTTCAACGGTCTGGCGCACTCCGCCCTGCTGTTCTGGATCACGATGTTCATATGTAGCCAGGACATCCTGTGGATGAACGGAAAGGATGGTGGATATCTTGTGTTCGGAAATTTCGTGTATACG TTTGTGATAATTACTGTGTGTTTGAAAGCCAGTCTTGTGATCAACGCTTGGACGTGGTTAACCCATGCTGCCATCTGGGGCTCGATTGTCCTATGGTTCACGTTCATTATTATATACAG CCATTTTTGGCCACTGTTACCGGTAGGATGCGTTATGACCGGCATGTATCTGATGATGTTCTCTAGCGCCACATTTTGGTTGTCCCTATTCTTGGTTCCAACGGCTACCATGTTGCCTGACTTCTTGGTCAAAAT GAACGTTGCAACCTTCCGTACCTTCCAGAAATATCCCAGATTGTTCCTTCCTGTTTTAAGCGAAACACACTCGTTCATCCTGT tatcGATAACACCATATTTAAGTCCTTTACCGATAAGGTCAGAGAGACGGATATTCGACATTCCGAGCATTCAGCATTCAGTCGAACAGATCCCAAAGGATc AACAATGCATGCGTTGGAGCAAATTGCAACAT ATGGTTTCGCATTCTCTCAAGAAGAAGGTGGTGCTGTATCCCAAGCAGAAGTTATCAGAGCTTACAACACAACAACGCCGAAACCAGAAGAAACCTGAAGATGGCATGAGAGGTAAATTTTGGTTTTGA
- the LOC123684671 gene encoding probable phospholipid-transporting ATPase IA isoform X5: protein MFHTRRGTTNEPDGAVSSTLDRETETDDIRPPGEDRVIFINRVQPPVPKFCNNRISTAKYSIFRFIPLFLFEQFRRWANCFFLMIALLQQIPDVSPTGRYTTLVPLLFILSVSALKEIVEDIKRHRADDDTNHSKVDVLRDNSWVSIRWKDVVVGDLVKVTNNKFFPADMVLLSSSEPQGISFIETANLDGETNLKIRQALPSTHKLTTIADLRSLSGTIECEPPNKHMYEFTGVLRQTNKKAEPLGPDQILLRGAMLRNTSWIFGIVIYTGHETKLMRNSTMVPLKRSSIDKLTNVQILLLFCILLSMCLLCAICNVLWTNKHLTTDWYLGLEGGITQLFFYNLLTFVILFNNLIPISLQVTLEVVRFIQAIFINQDLEMYDPESDTPALARTSNLNEELGQVKYIFSDKTGTLTRNIMEFKKCAVGTEIYLIADTLEDSTLYKDLQKGNAQSELIKELLVILSVCHTVIPETMNDGTLVYHAASPDERALVYGASKFGYEFKDRTPDFVEINAMGTVERYQILTVLEFTSARKRMSVIVKDPAGRIKLFCKGADTVIYERLDGNGKEHADILLKHLEHFATEGLRTLCYGVSELKKQDYEEWQELYHKASISLQHREEKLEEAANLIETKLKLIGATAIEDKLQDGVPETIAALLQADINIWVLTGDKQETAINIGYSCRLLSQSMHHIILNEDSLDTTREAILKHLMDLGDPIGKHQETALIVDGKTLKYALSCELRNDFLKLCINCKVVICCRVSPMQKAEVVEYVTKYTNTVTLAIGDGANDVAMIQKAHVGVGISGMEGLQAACASDYSIAQFRFLLRLLLVHGSWNYSRMCKLILYSFYKNICLYVIELWYAIYSGWSGQILFEQWSIGMYNVLFTALPPLAMGLFDKPCNDDKMLLYPKLYRPSQLGQLFNVRVFWVWVFNGLAHSALLFWITMFICSQDILWMNGKDGGYLVFGNFVYTFVIITVCLKASLVINAWTWLTHAAIWGSIVLWFTFIIIYSHFWPLLPVGCVMTGMYLMMFSSATFWLSLFLVPTATMLPDFLVKMNVATFRTFQKYPRLFLPVLSETHSFILLSITPYLSPLPIRSERRIFDIPSIQHSVEQIPKDQQCMRWSKLQHMVSHSLKKKVVLYPKQKLSELTTQQRRNQKKPEDGMRGKFWF, encoded by the exons ATGAACCAGACGGTGCTGTATCTTCAACGCTGGACAGGGAAACGGAAACAGATGACATCAGGCCGCCCGGCGAAGACAGGGTGATATTTATCAACCGGGTCCAACCGCCTGTACCCAAATTTTGTAACAATAGGATATCGACAGCCAAATATAG TATATTCAGATTCATTCCACTTTTCCTGTTCGAACAGTTCCGAAGATGGGCCAATTGCTTCTTTTTGATGATAGCCCTCCTGCAACAGATACCGGACGTTTCACCAACAGGGAGATACACCACATTGGTGCCCCTCCTCTTCATATTGTCCGTGTCGGCTCTCAAAGAGATCGTAGAAGATATA AAAAGACATCGCGCAGATGACGACACAAACCACAGCAAGGTGGACGTCCTGAGAGACAACAGCTGGGTCTCTATAAGATGGAAGGACGTGGTGGTGGGGGACTTGGTCAAGGTCACCAACAACAAATTCTTCCCCGCCGACATGGTCCTGTTGTCGTCGAG CGAGCCTCAAGGTATCAGTTTCATCGAAACAGCTAACTTGGACGGCGAAACTAACCTCAAAATAAGGCAGGCGCTGCCGAGCACCCACAAGTTGACGACCATAGCCGATCTGAGGAGTCTTTCGGGTACCATAGAGTGCGAGCCGCCCAACAAACACATGTACGAGTTTACTGGGGTGCTGAGGCAGACCAACAAGAA GGCCGAACCCCTGGGTCCAGACCAGATCCTGCTGCGCGGCGCCATGCTGCGGAACACCTCCTGGATCTTCGGCATCGTCATCTACACCGGTCACGAGACCAAGCTGATGCGCAACTCGACCATGGTGCCGCTGAAGCGCTCCAGCATCGACAAGCTGACCAACGTGCAGATCTTGCTGCTGTTCTGCATCCTGCTCTCGATGTGCCTGCTTTGCGCCATCTGCAACGTGCTGTGGACCAACAAGCACCTGACGACCGATTGGTATCTCGGTCTCGAAG GTGGTATTACACAGCTCTTCTTCTACAACCTTCTAACCTTTGTGATTCTGTTCAATAATCTGATTCCGATATCCCTTCAGGTCACTTTGGAAGTGGTCCGTTTCATTCAG GCGATTTTCATCAACCAAGACCTAGAGATGTACGATCCAGAATCGGACACTCCAGCTCTGGCCAGAACCTCCAATTTGAACGAAGAACTCGGACAGGTTAAATACATTTTCTCCGACAAGACCGGCACCTTGACGAGAAACATCATGGAGTTCAAGAAATGCGCGGTCGGCACCGAGATTTACCTGATCGCCGATACTCTGGAGGATTCCACCCTCTACAAG GACCTGCAAAAGGGCAACGCCCAATCGGAACTGATCAAAGAACTGCTGGTGATCCTGTCCGTCTGTCACACCGTCATACCGGAGACCATGAACGACGGCACCCTAGTGTACCACGCAGCCTCCCCCGACGAACGAGCCCTGGTCTACGGCGCCTCCAAGTTCGGCTACGAGTTCAAGGACAGAACGCCCGATTTCGTGGAGATCAACGCCATGGGCACGGTGGAGCGATACCAGATCCTGACGGTGCTCGAGTTCACCTCGGCCAGGAAGAGGATGTCGGTGATAGTGAAGGACCCGGCGGGAAGGATCAAGCTGTTCTGCAAGGGGGCGGACACGGTGATCTACGAGAGGCTGGACGGCAACGGCAAGGAGCACGCCGACATACTGCTGAAGCACCTGGAGCACTTCGCGACCGAAGGTCTGAGGACCTTGTGCTACGGCGTTTCGGAGCTCAAGAAGCAGGACTACGAGGAGTGGCAGGAGCTTTATCACAAGGCTTCCATATCGCTGCAGCACAGGGAAG AAAAATTGGAGGAGGCTGCCAATTTGATAGAGACAAAACTGAAACTGATCGGTGCTACGGCTATAGAAGACAAACTGCAAGATGGCGTACCCGAAACGATAGCTGCATTGCTGCAAGCCGATATAAACATCTGGGTACTGACGGGCGATAAGCAGGAAACTGCTATCAATATCGGATATTCCTGCCGTCTCCTGTCCCAGTCGATGCACCACATCATCTTGAATGAGGATAGTCTAGAC ACAACCAGAGAGGCCATCCTGAAGCACTTGATGGACCTGGGGGACCCGATAGGCAAACACCAAGAGACTGCCCTTATAGTCGACGGAAAGACCTTGAAGTACGCCCTGAGCTGTGAACTGCGCAACGACTTCCTGAAACTGTGCATCAACTGCAAAGTGGTGATCTGCTGCAGGGTGTCGCCCATGCAGAAGGCCGAGGTGGTGGAGTACGTCACCAAGTACACCAACACGGTGACCTTGGCGATAGGGGATGGCGCCAACGACGTCGCCATGATCCAGAAGGCGCACGTGGGCGTCGGTATCTCGGGCATGGAAGGATTGCAGGCTGCCTGCGCGTCGGACTACAGCATAGCGCAGTTCCGATTCCTGCTGAGACTACTGCTGGTCCACGGTTCCTGGAACTACTCGAGGATGTGCAAACTGATCCTGTACAGTTTCTACAAGAACATCTGTTTGTACGTGATCGAACTGTGGTACGCCATCTATTCCGGCTGGTCGGGTCAGATACTGTTCGAGCAGTGGTCCATAG GTATGTACAATGTGTTATTCACCGCGCTGCCACCCCTGGCCATGGGTCTGTTCGACAAACCCTGCAATGACGACAAGATGCTGCTGTACCCCAAACTGTACAGGCCTTCGCAGCTTGGCCAATTGTTCAACGTCAGAGTCTTCTGGGTTTGGGTTTTCAACGGTCTGGCGCACTCCGCCCTGCTGTTCTGGATCACGATGTTCATATGTAGCCAGGACATCCTGTGGATGAACGGAAAGGATGGTGGATATCTTGTGTTCGGAAATTTCGTGTATACG TTTGTGATAATTACTGTGTGTTTGAAAGCCAGTCTTGTGATCAACGCTTGGACGTGGTTAACCCATGCTGCCATCTGGGGCTCGATTGTCCTATGGTTCACGTTCATTATTATATACAG CCATTTTTGGCCACTGTTACCGGTAGGATGCGTTATGACCGGCATGTATCTGATGATGTTCTCTAGCGCCACATTTTGGTTGTCCCTATTCTTGGTTCCAACGGCTACCATGTTGCCTGACTTCTTGGTCAAAAT GAACGTTGCAACCTTCCGTACCTTCCAGAAATATCCCAGATTGTTCCTTCCTGTTTTAAGCGAAACACACTCGTTCATCCTGT tatcGATAACACCATATTTAAGTCCTTTACCGATAAGGTCAGAGAGACGGATATTCGACATTCCGAGCATTCAGCATTCAGTCGAACAGATCCCAAAGGATc AACAATGCATGCGTTGGAGCAAATTGCAACAT ATGGTTTCGCATTCTCTCAAGAAGAAGGTGGTGCTGTATCCCAAGCAGAAGTTATCAGAGCTTACAACACAACAACGCCGAAACCAGAAGAAACCTGAAGATGGCATGAGAGGTAAATTTTGGTTTTGA